The following DNA comes from Microbacterium wangchenii.
CGAGGTCGTAGTCCTCGAGGGAGCGCACGTCGCCGGGGCGCTGCCCCGGCCGCAGGCTCCGGCCGTACCGGCGCAGGTCGAGCGCGAAGAAGCGGGCACCGCGTTCGGTCCAGAACTCCGCGACCTCGGTCTGGAAGAAGTAGTCCGACCAGCCGTGCACGTACAGCACGTCCACATCCCGCAGCGGACCCACCGTCCGCAGCAGGACAGAGGGGATGCTCCGCACCAGGGTCGCGACGATCTCCTCGCCGTCCTCGTGGCCGAGCGGGAGCGTCAGCTGCTCGAACCCCGGCCCGAGGATGTCGGCGCGCCACTGGCCACTCATCCTCCCACCCTACGGGCGGACCGATCCGCTCCCCCAGGGCCGCGCCCCCGCCCGGGCAGGGGTGCCCTCGAGCTGGAGGGGGTGGGTCACTCGCCGCGAGAGATCGAGACCATCTCGTCGCGAGGGACGACCTTGATGCGGGCGCGCTCGTGCGGGAGGCCGAGGGCCACTTCGTGCTCGTCGAGACGGTGCCATCCCTCGAGGTCGGTCCACTGGACCCCGCGCGACTCCAGCAGCGCGGGGATCGCCCCTTCCGACGCGTCCTCGGGCTGCCACCACGAACCCTGGTCGTTGATGAGATGACGCACGGTCTCCATCGCGTCCGATTTGGTGTGCCCGATGAGCCCGACCGGTCCCCGCTTGATCCACCCGGTGGCGTACACGCCCGGCACCGGCTCGTTGGAGTCCTTGTGCAGCACCTGGCCCTCGCGGTTGGGGATGACGCCGTGCCGCTTGTCGAAGGGCACACCCGGGAGCGGGGAGCCGAAATAGCCCACCGCGCGGTAGAGCGCCTGAATGGGGATCTCGCGCAGTTCGCCGGTGCCGACCACGCCGCCCTCGCCGTCGGGGCGCGTGCGCTCGTAGACGAACCCCGACACGTGGCCGGCCTCATCCGTCTTGACCTCGACGGGCTTGGCCCAGAAGTGCAGGTGCAGGCGGCGGGACGCCTCGCCGCCGGCGTTGTTCACGCTCGGACGCTTGCGCCAGGCCTGCAGCACGCGATCGATCACCATGACCTGCTTGTTGCTGGCGATGGCCGCCTTGGAGGCCTCGTCGTAGTCGAAGTCCTCGTCGTACACGACCATGTCGACGTCGTGGAGCTCGCCGAGCTCGCGCAGTTCGAGCGGGGTGAACTTGACCTGCGCGGGGCCGCGGCGTCCGAACACGTGCACGTCGGTGACGGGTGAGGCCTTCAGGCCCTCGTACACGTTGTCCGGGATCTCGGTGGGCAGCAGGTCATCGGCATGCTTGGCGAGCATGCGAGAGACGTCGAGGGCGACGTTGCCGTTGCCGATGACGGCGACCGAGGCGGCGTCCAGCGGCCACGTACGCGGCACGTCGGGGTGACCGTCGAACCAGCTGACGAAATCGGCCGCGCCGTACGAGCCCTCCGCGTCGATGCCGGGGATGTCGAGGCTCGTGTCGCGGACCGCGCCGGTGGCGAAGATGACCGCGTGATAGTGGCGCTTGAGGTCTTCGAGCGTGATGTCCTGGCCGTAGCGGACGTTGCCGAACAGGCGGATGTCGCCGCGGTCGAGCACCTCCCGCAGTGCGGTGATGATGCCCTTGATGCGCGGGTGGTCGGGGGCGACGCCGTAGCGGACGAGCCCGTAGGGCGCGGGCAGCTGCTCGAACAGATCGATCGACACATCGAACTTGCGCTCGGCCTTGAGCAGGATGTCGGCCGCGTAGATGCCGGCGGGTCCGGCGCCGACGATGGCCAGCCTGAGCTTGGTCATGAAGATCCTTTCGGGTTTTCCGGACACCGGTCGCTGCGCGCGTTCGAAGGTCAGCTGGAGCGGTCGGCGACAGCCTGCGCGAAGCGCGTGAGCGCCTCGCGCACGGGGCCGTCGGGAACCGGGCCCAGCGCCGCGATCGCTTCGGCCGACCAGGAGTGGGCCAGATCGAGGGTCGCACGGGTCGCCTCGTGATCGCGCAGCTCGGCGAGCGCGCCGTCGAGGATCCCCGGGTCGGCGCCGCCGGCGATGCGCGCCACGCCGTCGTCGATGCGCGCGTGCAGGTCGCGGGATGCCGCATCCTGACGCTGCCCGAGCAGCAGGTACGGCATCGTCGGCACACCCGCGCGCAGGTCGGTGCCGGGCACCTTCCCCGTCTCGTCGGGGTCGTCGGAGAGGTCCAGCACGTCGTCCAGCAGCTGGAACGCGACTCCGGCCTTCTCGCCGAAGACGCGCACGGGCTCTTCGTACTCCTCGGGGCCGCGCGCGAAGACGACACCCGCCTCGGCGGCGGCGGCGATGAGCGATCCGGTCTTGTCCGAGAGCACCTGCAGATAGAAGGCGACCGGATCGTCGCCGGCCTGCGGGCCCACCGTCTCGTGCATCTGCCCGAGGACGAGCCGCTCGAAGGTGTCGGACTGCAGCCGGATGGCGCGGTCGCCGTGCCGGGCCATGATCCCGCTGGCGCGGGAGAACAGCAGGTCGCCGGTGAGGATCGCGATGTTGTTGCCCCACACCGTCTGCGCGCTGGGGACCCCGCGGCGGACGTCCGCGCCGTCCATCACGTCGTCGTGGTACAGCGAGCCCAGGTGGGTCATCTCCAGTGCGGTCGCGCCCTGCACGACGGCATCGGTCACGCCGTCCCCCAGCTGCGCGGTGAGGATCGCCAGCATCGGACGCACGCGCTTGCCGCCGGCCTCGTAGAGGTAACGGCTGGTCGCATCAGCGAGGGAATCTGTGACGCGCAGTTCGCCGGCGAGGCTCTGCTCGACGCGCTCGAGTCCGGCCTCGACCGTGGCGAGGAGCTTGCGGGAACGGACGCCGGCGAAAATGCGGTCGGCGAGGCCCAGTTTGCCCGCCATCTGCGAGCCCGCAGCGGAAGGTCTGGGGGTCACCGTCCCACCCTACCCCGCCAGGCTGGAGGCCTCTGTTCCCGGAGCGATGCCCCGGTGCAGCGCCACGATCCCGAACGACAGGTTGCGGTAGGCGACATCCGTCCAGCCCGCTTCCCGCAGCCACCTCGACAGCGTGCGCTGGTCGGGCCACGAGCGGATCGACTCGTTCAGGTAGTCGTACGCCTCGGCGTTGGAGCTGACCGCCTTGGCCACGAGCGGCAGGATGCGGCCGTTGTAGAAGCGGTACAGCTCGGCGAAAGCACGTGCGGGCGGGTGGGAGAACTCGCAGATCACGATGCGGCCACCGGGCTTGGTGACGCGGCGCAGTTCGCGCAGCGCCGCACGCGGGTCGTGAACGTTGCGCAGTCCGAACGACATCGTCACCGCGTCGAACTCGGCATCGCCGAAGGGGAGGTCGGTCGCGTCGGCCTGGACGAACGACAGGTTCGGGATGCCGCCGTGGCGGCGCCGGCCCTCCGCGATCATCCCGGGCGAGAAGTCGGCGGCGATGACCTCGGCGCCGCTGCGGGCCAGCGACACCGAACTGGCGCCGGTCCCGGCCGCCAGATCGAGGATCCGCTGCCCCGGGCGCGGGGCCACCGCGCGGGTGGTGGCGACGCGCCAGAACCGGTCGTTGCCGAGGCTGAGGACGGTGTTGGTGCGGTCGTAGGCGGGCGCGACCTGGTCGAACATGCCGCTGACGCGTGCCGGGTCCTTGCCGAGGTCGGCGCGATTCGGCTCGGGAGTGGTCACGTGTCGAGTCTAGGCCGGGCGGATGCGCCGCCCCACCGTGCACGCACCCCGCCCGGGACGGTGCGAGTCAGCCGGGGAAGGAGGCGAGCGCGTCGAGCCAGCGGCCGATCGTGGCGTCGTCGAAGGGGGCCCGCCGCCGCCGCACCTGCAGCTCGAGGTCCAGGGCGACCGACTCCAGGCGCTCGACGATGTCGAGCGGGTAGCCGTACTGCACGCGGTGCTCGTCCCACTCGTCGCGGTCGTCGATCCAGATGCCGCGGCCGGCTTCCTCGACCACATCGAGGTCCATGTCGATGCCGGTGGGCTCGTCGCCCTCCCAGCCCACGTCCCATGCGAGGTCGATGTAGACGCGCGTGGGGTGCGGGGCGGCGTTGGAGGTGAACGTCCACTCCCCGCTCGGCGGGATCAGGGTGACATTGGGCTGTCGTGCCCGCACATCGCGGCCGGGGCGCACGCTGCGCCATCCGGCCTGCTGCCCCACCCAGTCGCCATGGTCATCGCGGCCCAGGTACACGCACTCGTGCTCCC
Coding sequences within:
- a CDS encoding FAD-dependent oxidoreductase, translated to MTKLRLAIVGAGPAGIYAADILLKAERKFDVSIDLFEQLPAPYGLVRYGVAPDHPRIKGIITALREVLDRGDIRLFGNVRYGQDITLEDLKRHYHAVIFATGAVRDTSLDIPGIDAEGSYGAADFVSWFDGHPDVPRTWPLDAASVAVIGNGNVALDVSRMLAKHADDLLPTEIPDNVYEGLKASPVTDVHVFGRRGPAQVKFTPLELRELGELHDVDMVVYDEDFDYDEASKAAIASNKQVMVIDRVLQAWRKRPSVNNAGGEASRRLHLHFWAKPVEVKTDEAGHVSGFVYERTRPDGEGGVVGTGELREIPIQALYRAVGYFGSPLPGVPFDKRHGVIPNREGQVLHKDSNEPVPGVYATGWIKRGPVGLIGHTKSDAMETVRHLINDQGSWWQPEDASEGAIPALLESRGVQWTDLEGWHRLDEHEVALGLPHERARIKVVPRDEMVSISRGE
- a CDS encoding polyprenyl synthetase family protein, whose protein sequence is MTPRPSAAGSQMAGKLGLADRIFAGVRSRKLLATVEAGLERVEQSLAGELRVTDSLADATSRYLYEAGGKRVRPMLAILTAQLGDGVTDAVVQGATALEMTHLGSLYHDDVMDGADVRRGVPSAQTVWGNNIAILTGDLLFSRASGIMARHGDRAIRLQSDTFERLVLGQMHETVGPQAGDDPVAFYLQVLSDKTGSLIAAAAEAGVVFARGPEEYEEPVRVFGEKAGVAFQLLDDVLDLSDDPDETGKVPGTDLRAGVPTMPYLLLGQRQDAASRDLHARIDDGVARIAGGADPGILDGALAELRDHEATRATLDLAHSWSAEAIAALGPVPDGPVREALTRFAQAVADRSS
- a CDS encoding DUF402 domain-containing protein, with translation MIPRPAPGTRVMFRWRKWDGGVHWEHECVYLGRDDHGDWVGQQAGWRSVRPGRDVRARQPNVTLIPPSGEWTFTSNAAPHPTRVYIDLAWDVGWEGDEPTGIDMDLDVVEEAGRGIWIDDRDEWDEHRVQYGYPLDIVERLESVALDLELQVRRRRAPFDDATIGRWLDALASFPG
- a CDS encoding demethylmenaquinone methyltransferase; this encodes MTTPEPNRADLGKDPARVSGMFDQVAPAYDRTNTVLSLGNDRFWRVATTRAVAPRPGQRILDLAAGTGASSVSLARSGAEVIAADFSPGMIAEGRRRHGGIPNLSFVQADATDLPFGDAEFDAVTMSFGLRNVHDPRAALRELRRVTKPGGRIVICEFSHPPARAFAELYRFYNGRILPLVAKAVSSNAEAYDYLNESIRSWPDQRTLSRWLREAGWTDVAYRNLSFGIVALHRGIAPGTEASSLAG